TCGGGGTCGTCGTAGGCGTGGACGAAGACGCTGTCGTCGTCGTTCAACGTCTTCGCGTGCCGCATCGCCGCCTGGAAGTCCTCGCCGTGGAGGACGACCTCGGCACCGTAGCTCTCCGTCGCGTCGATCTTCGCCTGCGGAGCGCCCTTCGGCATCACGATGGTCGCGTCGAGGCCGACCTTCGTCGCGGCGAGGGCGACGCCCTGTGCGTGGTTCCCCGCGCTGGCGGCGAGTGCACGGGTCGCGTCGCTCCCCGAGGCGACGACCTGCGTGAGCTTGTTGTACGCACCGCGTGTCTTGAACGAGCCGGTGCGCTGGAGGTGCTCCATCTTCAGGCGGACCGCGGCGTCGGCCTCGGCGGCGAGCGAGCGGTTCGTCTCGATGGGTGTCTCGCGGACGACGGAGTCGTCGTCGAGCCGCTCGCGGGCCGCTTCGATGTCGGTGACGGTGACCTGCATGGCGATTACTGCTACAGACCACCGGATGACTCGGCATAAAACTACATACTCGTTTTCAGACACGGGTTACTGGCTGCCGCGGGAGTGGCCGACGTCGCGGTGTGCCGTCGTGTGACGACGAGATTCGACCGACGAACCAGATTACACTTGTTCTCGTCGGGGCAAGTGTCGGGCATGAAACGGCGGAACGTGCTCGCGACCGTGGGGACCGTCGCCGGTGGCAGCGCCCTCTCGGGCTGCCTCGGGGTTCTGAGCGAGGATTCGAACCCGAACGTCGTGCTCGGAGACCCCGGGAACCCGTTCGAGAGCGAGGACGTGGCTTACCCGGCCTGGGGCCAGCGGCTCCCGGACGTCACGCTCCCGGCTCCGCTCGAGACCCGGGACGTCAAGCTCGCATCCATCGAGCGACCACAGCTCCTGACGTTCTTCTACAGCCACTGCCAGACCGTCTGTCCGGTCCTCATCTCGACGTTGCGGAACGTCCAGACCCACGCCCACAACAACGGCTACGCTGACGAGGTGGCGCTCCTGCCGGTGACGTTCGACCCGGAACGGGACACGGAAACCCGGCTGCGGA
The nucleotide sequence above comes from Haloarchaeobius salinus. Encoded proteins:
- a CDS encoding SCO family protein, coding for MKRRNVLATVGTVAGGSALSGCLGVLSEDSNPNVVLGDPGNPFESEDVAYPAWGQRLPDVTLPAPLETRDVKLASIERPQLLTFFYSHCQTVCPVLISTLRNVQTHAHNNGYADEVALLPVTFDPERDTETRLRSYAEERNVAADAANWHFLRPSSTERAKAVVEDEFGVAFRRTEPEDMEMYMFTHTSLTLLVNADGYVERAYRDQSPDVDTILSDLERVRTA